A region from the Actinomycetes bacterium genome encodes:
- a CDS encoding SCO2322 family protein — translation MRLRVLLAATVTVLAATVASAAPAAATSYRYWTYWHGQGSSWTFSSYGPAARPADGAVEGWRFEVSVATGSSTPPRAAPSFATICDTTPAVADRKRVALIVDFGTIESRPPGQVPPRGIDTFCAVVPTTANGYQVLSAYSAFAAQAGLICSIAGYPVGECGAPVEPASPSPTAAPPRTTSRPTAAPSPTGRATEATPVLATPAAQPTAQPTTQPTATTTPTAAPDPGVATRSAQPSVVALGPGGLPPDTGGSSGGGLPLGTAAGVLLVVGLAVAGLRRARRSP, via the coding sequence GTGAGGCTGCGGGTGCTCCTGGCTGCCACGGTGACGGTGCTCGCCGCCACCGTGGCGTCAGCCGCGCCCGCCGCCGCCACCTCCTACCGGTACTGGACCTACTGGCACGGCCAGGGCAGCAGCTGGACGTTCTCCAGCTACGGCCCGGCCGCCCGGCCCGCGGACGGCGCCGTCGAGGGCTGGCGGTTCGAGGTCAGCGTGGCCACCGGGTCAAGCACGCCGCCCCGCGCGGCGCCGAGTTTCGCGACGATCTGTGACACGACACCGGCCGTGGCCGACCGCAAGCGCGTGGCGCTCATCGTCGACTTCGGCACCATCGAGTCCCGGCCGCCCGGCCAGGTCCCACCGCGGGGCATCGACACCTTCTGCGCCGTCGTGCCCACGACCGCGAACGGCTACCAGGTCCTGTCGGCCTACTCCGCCTTCGCCGCGCAGGCCGGCCTGATCTGCTCGATCGCCGGGTACCCGGTCGGTGAGTGCGGGGCCCCGGTCGAGCCGGCGTCCCCCTCACCCACCGCCGCACCCCCGCGAACGACCTCGCGGCCGACCGCGGCCCCGAGCCCCACCGGCCGGGCGACCGAGGCCACACCGGTCCTGGCCACGCCCGCGGCCCAGCCCACGGCCCAGCCCACGACCCAGCCCACGGCCACCACGACCCCGACGGCCGCCCCGGATCCAGGGGTCGCGACCCGGTCAGCCCAGCCGAGCGTCGTCGCCCTGGGTCCGGGTGGGCTCCCCCCGGACACCGGCGGCTCGTCCGGCGGCGGGCTGCCGCTCGGCACCGCGGCCGGCGTGCTCCTCGTCGTCGGCCTGGCCGTGGCCGGGTTGCGGCGCGCGCGGCGGTCTCCGTGA